A region of Silurus meridionalis isolate SWU-2019-XX chromosome 17, ASM1480568v1, whole genome shotgun sequence DNA encodes the following proteins:
- the ngrn gene encoding neugrin, with the protein MFSPLRLAGSVAVKLASFPLSACRHASRSASLSARSWMGSAPHSHSLPGNRRTEQHDISEDDLDRDEVESKLEALVKKERKKEKSAKFHKIRRKLSSPGAPERRLSWDAIQQIRYLKQESPHEWTVQRLAEGFSVSTDVIYRILRSKFVPPPERRLKQDNNVLTTITQLSLEDGKTKQSPKGQLPLPISTVPALISSETTSTVIALTSGALTPVTGLGPTAANLPSASIRTASISTVVQEALQEQPAVNQEPTAIKERDVETEEEWDGEVFTEEELEELIHTLQENPSAVERKGREFYDSDGNFLYRI; encoded by the exons ATGTTCAGTCCGCTCAGGCTGGCCGGCTCGGTGGCGGTGAAGCTGGCTTCCTTTCCTCTATCAGCTTGTCGCCATGCCAGTCGCAGTGCCAGTCTTAGTGCCAGGAGCTGGATGGGATCTGCTCCTCACAGTCATTCCCTCCCAGGAAACAGGAGGACAGAGCAGCATGATATTTCAGAGGACGACCTTGACAgggatgaagtggaatccaaactGGAGGCTCTTGTGAA GAAGGAGAGGAAAAAGGAGAAATCTGCCAAATTTCACAAGATCAGGCGGAAGTTGAGCAGCCCCGGAGCCCCGGAACGAAGATTAAGTTGGGATGCCATTCAGCAAATCAG gtaccTAAAGCAGGAGTCACCACATGAATGGACTGTGCAGAGATTAGCGGAGGGCTTTTCTGTTAGCACTGATGTCATTTACAGGATCCTGCGCAGCAAGTTCGTCCCCCCTCCAGAGAGGAGGCTTAAACAGGACAATAACGTGTTAACCACAATTACACAGCTTTCTCTTGAAGACGGTAAAACGAAGCAGTCACCAAAGGGCCAACTTCCTTTACCCATCAGCACTGTTCCGGCCTTGATTTCCTCCGAGACAACGAGCACAGTCATTGCCCTGACAAGTGGAGCTCTGACACCTGTAACAGGACTGGGTCCAACTGCTGCTAACCTTCCATCAGCTTCAATAAGGACAGCTTCGATATCAACAGTGGTTCAGGAGGCATTACAGGAACAGCCTGCTGTAAACCAAGAGCCTACAGCTattaaagagagagatgtagaaaCGGAAGAGGAATGGGATGGAGAGGTTTTCACAGAGGAAGAACTGGAAGAACTTATCCATACTCTACAGGAAAATCCCAGCGCAGTAGAACGGAAAGGCCGGGAGTTTTATGACAGCGATGGCAACTTCTTGTACAGGATTTAA
- the sort1b gene encoding sortilin 1b gives MGRLWHFILALSCFSVVLSSDFGGTSRNPHSLHMNVDAKLGTAVRGSGRHSVQKRSADDQGDTCKGLQDYNSQLSNNTHTSKFNDLSGSVALAWIGDGTGVVLALTTFQMPIFMLRFGQSKLYRSQDFGKTFTDITDLINNTFISTEFGIAIGPENSGKVILTGDVSGSSESRIFLSNDFGRSFNSLDLPFNPRMQIMYNPENSNVLVAISVKNDLWISEDFAKTWKKIYSTVCVVKWGEDNTLFFSTTLNGSCYDRGQLVLMKSLDYGKNLKKIAEKIYSFGIGGRFLFASVMTGTGMMRMIHVSTDQGEEWNMAQLPPVGHEQFYSILAANDEMVFMHVDEPGDTGFGTIYVSDDRGMVYSKSLERHLYTATGGDNDFTNVTSLRGVFMTSILSEDSSVQTVVTFDQGGEWVPLKKPENSQCDSTAKDKNKCSLHIHASYSMSMKLNVPVLPLTEPNALGLIIAHGSVGDAISVLTPDIYVSDDGGYTWLRALKGPHHYAILDSGGLLVAVEHNPTVPISQIKFSTDEGQCWHEYTFTKEPIYFTGLASEPGAHSMNVSIWGYKDSLLNQYWVSVTIDFKELLTRDCSDNDYVQWLAHSDDISDPNDGCMLGYKEHFLRLKKDSVCWNGRDYVVTKQPTPCLCTLDDYLCDFGYYRQENSSECLEQLELKGHDLEFCIHGKKEHLQTNGYRKIPGDKCEGGVNPERKVIDMRKKCVSDLLEPQLQTGEEEKSNHSAFIIVVVIGVLLISCVAAVLFVKKYVCGGRFLVHRYSVLQHNAEANGIDGLDEPLDISGVGHPKTSFHEDSDEDLLE, from the exons ATGGGACGGCTGTGGCACTTTATTCTGGCGCTGTCCTGCTTTTCCGTCGTGCTGAGTTCGGATTTCGGCGGAACGTCGCGTAACCCGCACTCTCTTCACATGAATGTGGACGCGAAGCTCGGGACGGCGGTGCGGGGTTCGGGACGGCATAGCGTTCAGAAGCGAAGCGCAGATGACCAAGGAGACACCTGTAAAGGTCTACAGGATTATAACTCCCAATTatccaacaacacacacact AGCAAATTTAATGATCTCAGTGGATCGGTGGCTCTTGCCTGGATAGGTGATGGAACAGGG GTCGTGCTGGCCTTGACTACTTTCCAGATGCCCATTTTCATGTTACGATTTGGCCAGTCCAAACTTTACAGAAG TCAAGACTTTGGAAAAACATTCACAGACATCACAGATCTTATTAACAACACATTTATCAGCACCGAGTTTGGGATTGCCATTGGCCCTGAGAATTCTGGGAAG GTGATCCTGACAGGAGATGTGTCTGGAAGCAGTGAATCCAGGATCTTCCTTTCCAATGACTTTGGGAGGAGCTTTAACTCGTTAGACCTGCCTTTCAACCCTCGCATGCAGATTATGTATAATCCCGAAAATTCCAATGTCCTCGTGGCTATCAGTGtcaag aatgacCTCTGGATTTCAGAGGATTTTGccaaaacatggaaaaaaatctacagcactgtgtgtgtggtgaaatg GGGTGAAGACAACACACTCTTCTTCTCCACCACCCTGAATGGATCCTGCT atgaccGGGGGCAGCTTGTTCTGATGAAATCATTAGACTATGGCAAGAACTTGAAGAAAATCGCTGAAAAGATCTACTCTTTTGGGATTGGTGGCCGTTTCCTATTCGCCTCAGTCATGACTGGAACA GGAATGATGCGGATGATCCATGTGTCCACAGACCAGGGTGAGGAGTGGAACATGGCTCAGCTTCCTCCTGTAGGCCATGAACAGTTCTACTCGATACTGGCCGCCAATGATGAAATGGTCTTTATGCATGTAGATGAACCTGGGG ACACTGGCTTTGGAACCATCTATGTGTCAGACGACAGGGGCATGGTGTATTCCAAATCACTGGAGCGCCACCTCTACACAGCTACAGGAGGTGACAACGACTTCACAAACGTCACATCGCTCAGAGGAGTGTTCATGACCAGTATACTATCTGAAG ACAGCTCTGTACAGACTGTAGTGACGTTTGATCAGGGAGGAGAGTGGGTGCCCTTGAAGAAACCAGAGAACAGCCAGTGTGATTCCACAgctaaagataaaaataag TGTAGTCTTCATATTCATGCTTCTTACAGTATGTCTATGAAGCTGAATGTTCCAGTGCTGCCTTTGACTGAGCCTAATGCACTAGGACTAATAATTGCTCATG GCAGTGTCGGCGATGCTATATCAGTGCTGACTCCTGATATATATGTGTCTGATGATGGCGGCTACACATGGCTGCGTGCTCTCAAGGGTCCTCATCACTATGCCATCCTGGACTCAGGAGGCTTGCTGGTGGCCGTGGAGCATAACCCCACAGTGCCAATTTCTCAGATTAA ATTTTCCACAGACGAGGGCCAGTGCTGGCATGAGTACACCTTCACCAAGGAGCCAATATACTTCACTGGGCTTGCCTCGGAGCCAGGGGCTCACTCCATGAATGTTAGCATTTGGGGCTACAAAGACTCCTTGCTAAACCAGTACTGGGTCTCAGTCACAATCGACTTCAAAGAGCTGCTCACCCGTGACT GTAGCGATAACGACTACGTGCAGTGGCTGGCACATTCAGATGACATCAGTGATCCTAATGATGGCTGCATGCTGGGTTATAAAGAGCACTTTCTGCGGCTCAAGAAAGATTCGGTGTGTTGGAACGGACGTGACTATGTCGTCACCAAGCAGCCCACGCCTTGTCTCTGCACACTCGATGACTACCTTTG TGACTTTGGATATTACCGCCAAGAGAACAGCTCAGAGTGTCTGGAGCAGCTTGAGCTTAAAGGCCATGATCTAGAGTTCTGCATCCATGGCAAGAAGGAACACCTACAGACCAATGG GTATCGGAAGATTCCAGGAGATAAGTGTGAGGGTGGTGTAAACCCTGAACGTAAAGTGATCGACATGAGAAAGAAGTGTGTCAGTGATCTACTAGAACCACAGCTACAG ACTGGGGAAGAAGAGAAGTCCAATCATTCTGCTTTTATAATTGTGGTGGTTATCGGCGTCCTACTGATCAGTTGTGTGGCTGCGGTCCTTTTTGTGAAGAAGTATGTCTGTGGTGGAAG ATTTCTGGTGCACAGATACTCAGTCCTGCAGCACAACGCAGAGGCTAATGGCATAGACGGTTTGGACGAACCTTTGGATATCAGTGGGGTGGGACACCCCAAGACCAGCTTCCATGAGGATTCGGATGAG GACCTTCTGGAATAA
- the sypl2b gene encoding synaptophysin-like protein 2b encodes MSSMEKIMSAFWLDIRPLKEPLGFIRVLEWVFAIFAFASTVGYTGNTRFNVQCQGAGSIHEINVSFEYPFSLNQHKFDVPTCNKTDTKPQFLSGDFSSSAEFFVAVGVLAFLYCSSILMVYVGYQNVYRESNRGPVIDLLITGIFTFLWLVASSAWGKGLDGVKRATDPTVLIQIPDACKARGNNCTQGAVPTFGPLNSSVIAGFLNLILWAGNCWFIFKETHFHKQASPSATQPDATRQP; translated from the exons ATGAGCAGTATGGAG aaAATAATGTCAGCTTTCTGGTTAGATATCAGACCTTTAAAAGAGCCACTGGGTTTTATACGAGTCCTGGAATGG GTGTTTGCCATATTTGCATTTGCTTCAACTGTTGGGTATACTGGTAACACAAGATTCAATGTCCAATGTCAGGGGGCTGGTTCTATCCATGAGATCAACGTGTCTTTCGAATACCCTTTTAG CCTTAATCAACATAAGTTTGATGTGCCGACCTGcaacaaaacagacacaaaaccACAATTTCTGAGTGGAGACTTTTCATCTTCAGCTGAGTTCTTTGTTGCAGTTGGAGTCCTGGCCTTCTTGTACTGTTCCAGCATACTTATGGTGTATGTTGGCTACCAGAATGTATATCGTGAATCAAACCGTGGCCCTGTTATT GATCTGCTAATAACTGGAATCTTTACATTCCTTTGGCTTGTTGCTTCTTCTGCCTGGGGAAAAGGCTTGGATGGTGTGAAACGGGCGACAGATCCAACAGTTCTAATACAAATACCCGATGCCTGCAAGGCCCGTGGAAACAATTGCACACAGGGTGCCGTTCCTACTTTCGGCCCCCTCAATTCTTCAGTG attgcTGGGTTTCTTAATCTCATTTTATGGGCAGGAAACTGCTGGTTCATCTTTAAGGAGACACACTTCCATAAACAGGCTTCTCCTTCAGCCACTCAGCCAGACGCAACAAGGCAACCTTGA